The genome window CTTCTTTGGCAAATTGTTTAAAGGTTTCCTGAAATTGGCCCACATTGACCTGACTGGTTGTCGGTTTGGCCCCATTTTTCATGGCTTCTAAAAGCTCCGGGCTGGTCAATTGAGCTTGGCCTACTGTCTGGTAAACCGTCCCATCTAACTCAATGGTCAAGCCAAGAATGGTCACCTGATGTTCCTTGGCCCAGTTTTGGTCTAAATCTGCGGTCGAATCGGTTAAAATAGCAAATGTCATTACTTGTCTCCCATCATTTCTTGTAATTGTCGCAATACTTCGTGATCGAGCGGTCGCATGGGTGGTTTTTGATCGTTAACCACTCGCTGCGCTTGATTGAGGTTTCCTTTGACGACTGCGACCCGTTTTTCTAACTCTCTGGCAGATACCCGAAGAGCTCCTTGAGCAAAGACGGTCCATTGCTCATTTAAGTCACTGGTCGCTACTGATACTTGGTGGAGGGGCGTGTTAAGCTCTGCTGCCAAGCGCTCGATATAGTCATCTGCCGTCTCATCCTCACCGGTAAAGACCACCTGAACATTGAACTCCTCATAGGTCTGCCGCACTCCTGGCATATACTGGGCATCAAAGACACAGATGACTTCGATCCCTTCAAAGCTAGCATAGTGGCTCAGTTTTTGCAGAAGGATATTGCGGGCTGCATCGAGCTCACTCTTTTGAAAGAGCTGGCGGGTCTCCTGCCAAAAGGCAATCATATTGTAGCCGTCAACCAATAAGATTTTTCGTTTCATATCATTGCCTTTCTAGAATTATAGTCGATTGCGAAAGACCTCATACATGAGGATGGCTGCTGCCACACTGGCATTGAGGCTTTGCACATGACCATTCATGGGAATGGTGATCATCTCATCGACTTGCTTTTTGATATTGGCTGAGATCCCTTTTCCTTCATTGCCAATGATCAAGGCCAATTTACCAGCCGTATTCCACTGGTGAGATGGCGTGCCGTTCATGTCGGTCCCAAAGATCCAGAAGCCCTCTTCCTTTAGCTTGTCTAGAGTTTGACTGAGATTGGTCACACGCGCAATGGGAATGTGTTCCACCGCTCCGGTAGAAGTTTTTGAAACCACTGGAGTTACCCCGACTGCACGGTGCTTAGGAATGATGACGCCTGAGACATTGGTCGCATCAGCTGTCCGTAAGATAGATCCAAGATTGTGCGGATCTGTCAAACCATCGAGAATCAATAAAAGTGGGTTCTCTTCTTGGGCTGTCTGTTTCAGAATCGCTGCCAAGTCTGTGTAAGCAAAGGCTGCCACACGAAGAACAAAGCCTTGGTGGACGGCTCCTTCCGTCATTTCCTGCAGGGTTTTCTTTGGCGTCCAAGAAATCGACACCTTCTTCTCAGCTGCTAAGGCCTTGATTTTGTCGACATTTTTTCCTCGGAGGTCTTCTTGAATATATAATTTATTGCCTGTATTGGCTTGTAAAGCCTCGGTGACTGCATGGACACCGTATACGATATCGTTATTTTCCATAGAACTAGTATACCACAAGAAAGGAGGATGAGGCCAATTCATGATATAATGAAATGAAATCTATCTCAGCGAAACCAACAAAATAGAAAGGAAGCCATGCCTCTTTTTCAACGAACCATCAAGCTCACCTTGGCCACCTGTTTAGCAGCTGCCCTTGCTTATGCTCTGGGCTTGACCTATGCCATCTCAGCTGGCGTCATTGCCATCTTGAGCATCTCTGATACGCGTCGCAGTACGATCAAGCAAGCCTACCAGCGCTTTATGTCGACCTTGCTGGCCCTTGTGATCGGAAGTATCGCTTTTTCCTTTTTTGGATTCAACCTTTGGGCACTGGGAGTCTTTATCGCTCTCTATGTTCCATGCGCCTTTCTAATGGGATGGCAGATCGGCATCACCCCTAGTACGGTCCTCGTCACCCATCTCTTGATTGAGCAGTCTACTTCCTGGGGGCTCTTGCTCAATGAACTTGCCCTCTTTTTAATCGGGACCAGCTTTGCCTTACTGGCCAATCTCTATATGCCTTCTAATCAGGCTGCGATTGATCACTACCATGATGTTGTCGAAGACAAACTAAAGAAGATTCTTGCCCGTTTTGCGGAATTACTTGGTAAAGGGGATGGTCGCAATGATGCCCGCTTGATCAAGGAATTGGATGGTATCCTAAAGGACGCTTTAAATCTCGTCTATATGGATCATTCCAACCACCTTTTTCATCAAACCAACTACCACATTCACTACTTCGAAATGCGCAAGCGTCAAAACGACATCCTGCGGGATATGGCAGAAAACGTCAACCGCTGTCAGTTAGCAGCGAGTGAAAGTATGATCTTGGCTCAACTTTTTAAGAAGACTGCGCAACAGTTAAGTCAGGAAAATCCTGCCCAAGATCTTCTAGATGATATTACTCAGTATTTGGCGATCTTCCGCGAACGGCCCTTGCCCAAGACCCGGGAAGAATTCGAAACACGCGCCACCTTGCTCCAATTGTTAAGAGATTTAGAAACCTTCATTCAGGTCAAGGTAGATTTTTATCAACAATTTCATCAGGAGACAGAATAGACAGAGAAGCCCTTGCAAGATGCAAAGGCTTTTTTATTGCGGGAACTGTTGAAAACGCTTTCCTAAAATGGTATACTAGAACAGGAAAATAACTTTTTAAGGAGGGTCTTCTATATGAAGTCTTCATATAAGAAACATTTGTACACTACGACACTCAGCCTCTCAGCTGCTGTCTTGCTTTCCGTTATCGGACATGGCCAAGTATCAGCCGATAGCTTAGAAGCGCCTCAAACAGAACCAAGTACGGTACTTGAAGCGGCACCCGCTACTGAGCAATCTGTGACAGCTGAGACTGCCAGTCCTGCTACAGCTGAAAAAGGAGACACCGCAGCCCCTGCCACTTCTGCAGAAGCAGCAGCGACTTCTGATGTGGCTTCTACTACAGAAGTTGCTCCAGCCGCTAGTCCAAGCACTAACCGTGCTGCAACGACCGCTGACCAAGCGACACGATTGGCTGATAGTACCATTTATCTCTCTGAAAAGAGCACGATTGATGACAAAGTCCAAGAAAAAGCTCAAGCTGCTGGCAAGATCAACTGGACCTTGGACAACAAGCCTCTCTCTGAGTGGAAAACTTGGGATATGGAGACAGGAACACTAAGCAAGGATCCATTCCTCACCATCACAGAGACGGCAAACGGAAAGGATTTAGATCTCCACATTGACGTGCAGGATCTCTTTGGGGAAGATCTCAGTCTTCGTAGCCCAAATAATATTCGCCGGACTTATCGCAACTATATCGGCAACCATGAACTGGTCGGAACCAATACAGACTTAGGAATCACCATCAATAAGACCCTTGTTTTTCGTCCTTACCAAGACTACCATACACATGAAGAAATGCTGGCTGCCATCGAAAAATCCAAGGAAGAAGCGAAACCCGATCGTTTAGTGCAGCTGGAAACCCTTGGCAAGAGTGCCCAAGGCCGGGATATGAAGATGGGGATCGTGAGCAAGGACCAAGCCAGCATCGATCACTACCTCTCTAGTACCAACCCTACAGCTTTGACTAAGCCAAGCGAAATGCTGGCCGCACTAAAAGACAAGACCTTGGATTACAAATTACCTGTCTTAGTCCACAACACCCACGCGGATGAGCAACCAGGCATTGATATCATCACAGGCCTCTTCAATACCTTTGCGACCAAGGAAAAGGTGACCTTTAACACTACAGATGAAGCTGGAAATGCTAAAACTGTCACGCTAGATATTCCAACCTTGCTCAATAAATTCATCTTCTTATTTGACTTCACGGAAAACCCAGATGGGGATGCTCTCAACCTGCGGGCCCTAGCAAACGGGCTCGATCCAAACCGGGATGCCAGCTACCAAACCAACCCTGAAGTTCGCACGGTTATCCAAATGATCAACAAATGGAATCCGATCGCTCTCTACGACTTACACGGTTTTGTCAAAGAATTCTTAATCGAACCTGCAACGCCACCACATGATCCGAACTTCGAATACGATCTTCTGTCAGACCTGATGCTAGAAAATGCCCATCATATGGGACGGGCAGGAGTTGCCAATTCTAAATACAATAGTTACATCATTCCAAAACTGGATTGGGGCGATGGCTGGGATGACTCCTTCTCTGGCTATACAGGAGTTTATGCTGTCTACCATGGTATCTTAGGCCATACTATCGAAATTCCGGAAGGAAATGAAGAGTCCTACAAAGCAGGTCGCAATGCTGTCCTAGGCGGAATTGACTTCCTCAACCAAGATCCGGACCGTCTCCTTGAGATGCGTCTCAACTTCTACCTGCGCGGTCTCAATAAAACCGAAGATCCAAAAGCTGAAAATGAACTGGTTGGCCCAAATGGGGAAATCGTTGGACGTGTGAAAAATGGTCGTCCAAAATTCTTCCCAGACTACTACGTCATCCCAATGAGCCTCGACAAAGACAACGATGCCCAAGAAGCCTTCAATATGATCGACTACTTCAAACGCAATGGTGTCCTCGTCAAGGAACTCAAAGAAGATATTGGCAACTATAAAAAGGGGGACTTAGTCATTGACATGGCCCAAGCCAAACGTGGCTATGCCAACCACATTCTCTACAAGGGCTCCAACGAATCTGCCTGGGCTGCTATGTACGCAGAGTTGCTAGTCAACTTCCCAGATATGAGAGGGTTCAAGTCCGAACCTGTCTTTGCGGACGGTCTTTTCAATGGAAAATTAGGAGAAGTTACCACCACCCGCGCGACTCGTACCTCTGAGATCGATCCAAAAGCTCCTTACTATGTGATCGCAAATACCTCAGCTAGCGCCGTTAAAGCTATCAACCAGGCTATTGCACAAGGAAAATCCGTCTACCTAACAGACGATGGCTACATCGTTGACCGCGATACCTTTGCTTCGCTCCTGCCAAACTATGCCATTTATGGGGATGCCCTCTACAAGGTGCCAAGCGGACCAACCTTGAAACCGATGAAGGTCTACTCTCCGAACTACCACTATAATTGGGCTGGAGTAGATGCGCCTGCTCATACTAGTCTGGTCCTTGAAAAATTAGGCTTCCAAATCGTCAATACGCCAGAAGAAGCGGATGTTGTTATTTTGGAAAGCAACCGCTTTGATGCTTCCATTTTTGGCAAGAAACCAACCCTTGTCATTGGTGGGGAAGCCATGCAAAAATTGGAAAAATTGGGAGTTCTTACAGGATTTGACGCTGAAAAATTAAAAGGCGGTAGTGACTACGAAGGCTTGATGAAAGCGATCATTGATGACCAGGATCCATTGACCAGCGGATACAAGAAGAATACCCTCTTCTACTCCAACTCAGGAAACTGGATTGAAAAGGTTCCAGAACATTTCAAGACCTTGATGAGCATCGCTCCGAGCGATTATTATATTGCAGGTTGGTGGCCACATAATGATGTTCTGGCTAACAAAGTCATGGCCATCTCTGGAGAACTGATGGGACAACCACTCTTTGTCTATGCAGGAAATCCAACCAACCGTCAACACCCTGTTCACTTCTTCCGCTGGGTAACCAATGCGATCTTTGGCAGCAAGTTGGCAAGTTTGATGGATTACATTCCAGCTAAAGAACCAGATCAAATGGTGGTTCCAATTCATAACCAAACAAGCAATCCACAGCCAATCTTAGCCAAGAAGGATACTCCTAAAGTGCTCCTTCCACAAAAAGAAATGACAACTAAAGAAGAAAGCGTGCAAGTCTTGACTTACCAAGTAGGACAAAGCTTCCAAGAAAGTCCAGCCAAGGCACAATTGCCACAAACTGGAGAAGACACAACCGCACACTTCATTCTTTCAGGCTTCTTGCTAGCCGTTAGCGGCGGCTTCCTCCTCTTGAAAAAGAAAGAAGTTGAGTAAGTTCCAGGTTTAGACCTGGATGACATGAAAAGAACCTTTGCAGATGCGAAGGTTCTTTTTGGATCTAAACTATCTTTCAAAACTTTCCTTAGGTGAGTACGGACGTCAGCGAACTTCTTCGAAGTTCCATGACTTAGTTTTGAGCCTAAGGTCTCAAAACTCCCGAGTGTTTGAAACAATAATGTTTCAAACACTTTTCTCACAGCGGAAAGTTTCAGTTTATACTTGATTGATTCTAAAGTATAGAAAACTTTTATTAATTTCTCCAGAATATTTAATGAAAATACTATTCTACATTAAATCCTAATACTGATGCAAAGTTTCTCCTTATTCCACCAATTCCAACACAACAGTTTGGTAAGGGGTCAATTCGAGCACTTGGTCTCCTTCTTGGAATAATCCTGCTGTATTATTTAAAACGACCGTTTTAATCGGAGCTGGCAACTCCAAGCTAGCCTGGCGATTTTGGAAATTGCTGACAACCAAGAGACGCTTGTCCCCACGGCGTTCAAAGGCGATGATGTTTTCACGGTCCCGATACGCTGGGATCATATCTCCGAATCGGATGGTATTTCCATAAAGGGGATGGCGATACAAGGCCGTCAACTGGCGATAGTAATTCAAGATGGAATTTGGATCCTTTTCTTGATCTTTCACATTGATGGCAACATTTGGTTTGGGACTGATCAACCAAGCTGGTCCATCACTAAAGCCCAGACCTGGCTCTGCTGACCATTGCATGGGTGTTCGCGCATTGTCCCGGCTGTATTTGGCAATCGCGGCCAAGGCTTCTTCCTCGGTCAAACCAGCTTCTTTCGCCACATGGTAGCCATTGATGGTCGCGATATCATCAAAGTCCTCCACCGATTCAAAGACTTGGTTTTCCATCCCAATTTCTTGGCCTTGATAGATAAAAGGAATTCCCTTGCGCAAAATCTGTATGGTTCCTAAGGCCTTTTTACTGGTATCGTTTACTGGACCTTCCGCAATATAATGGGACACTCCACGAGGTTCGTCGTGGTTTTCAATGATGGTCGATAGAACCCCAATGCAATCCGCGCGCTCATGCGCTTGGAAAATACTTTCCTTGAGTTCATCCGCTGTTGGAAGAGCATGGTCGAACCAGCCTTTTCCTTCTTGCCCCAGCATGGTTTGTTTGAAGTCAAAGATGGAAGAGAAGACACCATCTTTTCCAATAAAGAAGTGCAACTCTTCGTCAGTTTCATTGAAAACTTCCCCTACTGTGAAGGCGTTGTACTTGGCAAAAGTCCGCTCCTTTAACTCTTGCAAGAAAGGTTCAATCGGTTGGGCATTGACCAGAGACTCCGGTACTGGAACCAAGCCATTTTCGCGATCGGACGGAAGCGAACGCCATTCTAAATCCTTTTTGATATTGATAATGGCATCAATCCGGAAGCCTGCAATTCCCTTGTCCAACCACCAATTGATCATCTTATATATCTCTTCGCGCAAGACAGGATTTTGCCAATTGAGGTCTGGCTGATCCTTGTGGAAAGAATGGAGATAGTATTTATTAGTGCCAGGAACCGGTTCCCAAACACTGCCTCCAAAGTAACTTTCCCAGTTGTTGGGTTCCTTGTCACTTTCGATGAAATAAAAGTAATCCGCATAAGGGCCATCTGGATCCGCTAAAGCCTTTTGGAACCATTCGTGATGACTGGAGCAGTGGTTGACCACCAAGTCCATAATGATGGAAATGCCTCGCTTCTTGCCTTCAGCGATCAACTCCTCCATATCTTCCATAGTTCCAAAAATAGGATCAATGGCATAATAATCGGAAATATCGTAACCCTGGTCAATAAACGGACTCTTGTAAATAGGGGATAACCAGAGAATATCAATCCCTAAGTCTTGAAGGTAATCGAGTTTCTCCGTGATTCCTTTTAAATCCCCAACACCATCTCCATTGCTGTCTTTGAAGCTTTTTGGGTAGATCTGATAAGCGACCTTCCCCTTCCACCAGTCTTTTTCCATGTTTTGTCTCCTTAAAATGAAAGAGACTGAGACATATCGTCTCAGTCTCTACAGTGTCAGCACTTATTAGTATACTGTTTTTTCAGTTTCTTTGTCGAAGAAGTGAGCTTTGTTCAAGTCAAATCCAAGTTCGATGGTTTCACCAGTTCCAAGGTAGTCACGCGCATCTACTTTAGCGATGAATTCGTTGTCACCAACTTGGCAGTACAAGTGAGATTCTGAACCAAGCAACTCAGATACAGAGATGGTTGCTTTCACGACTGATTCTGGGAATGTTTCAAGGAAAGCAGCTTCTGTATTCACGTCTTCTGGACGGATACCAAAGATCAATTCTTTACCATCATAGCCTTTTTCTTTCAAGACTTTCAAAGCACCTTCTGGAACTTTCAAGTTCAATCCATTGGCAACGATGTGTCCACCTTCCAATTTCACGTTAATGAAGTTCATGGCAGGGCTTCCGATGAATCCAGCTACGAATTTATTCACAGGGTTCTTATACACTTCTTGCGGAGTACCGATTTGTTCTACACGTCCGATAGTACCTGTACCAGCTGGGTTTTTAGTAGCAGACATAATAACGATACGGTCAGCCAATGTCATCGCTTCTGTTTGGTCGTGGGTTACGTAGATTGTTGTAGCTCCGATACGACGGTGGATTTTCGCAATTTCAGCACGCATGGATACACGAAGTTTAGCATCCAAGTTTGACAAAGGTTCGTCCATCAAGAACACTTTTGCATCACGGACAATGGCACGACCCATGGCCACACGTTGACGTTGACCACCAGAAAGGTCAGCTGGTTTACGATCCAAGAATTCTTTCAAGCCAAGGATTTCAGCTGCTTCTTGTACACGTTTGTCGATATCTTCCTTGCTGTATTTACGCAATTTCAAACCAAAGGCCATGTTATCGTACACAGTCATGTGTGGGTAAAGAGCGTAGTTTTGGAATACCATGGCGATATCACGGTCTTTAGGTGCCACGTTGTTTACAACAGTGCCATCGATTGAACATTCACCTTCTGTGATGTCTTCAAGACCAGCGATCATACGAAGAGTCGTTGATTTACCACATCCTGAAGGAC of Streptococcus sp. S5 contains these proteins:
- a CDS encoding NYN domain-containing protein translates to MKRKILLVDGYNMIAFWQETRQLFQKSELDAARNILLQKLSHYASFEGIEVICVFDAQYMPGVRQTYEEFNVQVVFTGEDETADDYIERLAAELNTPLHQVSVATSDLNEQWTVFAQGALRVSARELEKRVAVVKGNLNQAQRVVNDQKPPMRPLDHEVLRQLQEMMGDK
- the rlmB gene encoding 23S rRNA (guanosine(2251)-2'-O)-methyltransferase RlmB produces the protein MENNDIVYGVHAVTEALQANTGNKLYIQEDLRGKNVDKIKALAAEKKVSISWTPKKTLQEMTEGAVHQGFVLRVAAFAYTDLAAILKQTAQEENPLLLILDGLTDPHNLGSILRTADATNVSGVIIPKHRAVGVTPVVSKTSTGAVEHIPIARVTNLSQTLDKLKEEGFWIFGTDMNGTPSHQWNTAGKLALIIGNEGKGISANIKKQVDEMITIPMNGHVQSLNASVAAAILMYEVFRNRL
- a CDS encoding aromatic acid exporter family protein encodes the protein MPLFQRTIKLTLATCLAAALAYALGLTYAISAGVIAILSISDTRRSTIKQAYQRFMSTLLALVIGSIAFSFFGFNLWALGVFIALYVPCAFLMGWQIGITPSTVLVTHLLIEQSTSWGLLLNELALFLIGTSFALLANLYMPSNQAAIDHYHDVVEDKLKKILARFAELLGKGDGRNDARLIKELDGILKDALNLVYMDHSNHLFHQTNYHIHYFEMRKRQNDILRDMAENVNRCQLAASESMILAQLFKKTAQQLSQENPAQDLLDDITQYLAIFRERPLPKTREEFETRATLLQLLRDLETFIQVKVDFYQQFHQETE
- a CDS encoding LPXTG-anchored zinc carboxypeptidase, which produces MKSSYKKHLYTTTLSLSAAVLLSVIGHGQVSADSLEAPQTEPSTVLEAAPATEQSVTAETASPATAEKGDTAAPATSAEAAATSDVASTTEVAPAASPSTNRAATTADQATRLADSTIYLSEKSTIDDKVQEKAQAAGKINWTLDNKPLSEWKTWDMETGTLSKDPFLTITETANGKDLDLHIDVQDLFGEDLSLRSPNNIRRTYRNYIGNHELVGTNTDLGITINKTLVFRPYQDYHTHEEMLAAIEKSKEEAKPDRLVQLETLGKSAQGRDMKMGIVSKDQASIDHYLSSTNPTALTKPSEMLAALKDKTLDYKLPVLVHNTHADEQPGIDIITGLFNTFATKEKVTFNTTDEAGNAKTVTLDIPTLLNKFIFLFDFTENPDGDALNLRALANGLDPNRDASYQTNPEVRTVIQMINKWNPIALYDLHGFVKEFLIEPATPPHDPNFEYDLLSDLMLENAHHMGRAGVANSKYNSYIIPKLDWGDGWDDSFSGYTGVYAVYHGILGHTIEIPEGNEESYKAGRNAVLGGIDFLNQDPDRLLEMRLNFYLRGLNKTEDPKAENELVGPNGEIVGRVKNGRPKFFPDYYVIPMSLDKDNDAQEAFNMIDYFKRNGVLVKELKEDIGNYKKGDLVIDMAQAKRGYANHILYKGSNESAWAAMYAELLVNFPDMRGFKSEPVFADGLFNGKLGEVTTTRATRTSEIDPKAPYYVIANTSASAVKAINQAIAQGKSVYLTDDGYIVDRDTFASLLPNYAIYGDALYKVPSGPTLKPMKVYSPNYHYNWAGVDAPAHTSLVLEKLGFQIVNTPEEADVVILESNRFDASIFGKKPTLVIGGEAMQKLEKLGVLTGFDAEKLKGGSDYEGLMKAIIDDQDPLTSGYKKNTLFYSNSGNWIEKVPEHFKTLMSIAPSDYYIAGWWPHNDVLANKVMAISGELMGQPLFVYAGNPTNRQHPVHFFRWVTNAIFGSKLASLMDYIPAKEPDQMVVPIHNQTSNPQPILAKKDTPKVLLPQKEMTTKEESVQVLTYQVGQSFQESPAKAQLPQTGEDTTAHFILSGFLLAVSGGFLLLKKKEVE
- a CDS encoding alpha-glucosidase, encoding MEKDWWKGKVAYQIYPKSFKDSNGDGVGDLKGITEKLDYLQDLGIDILWLSPIYKSPFIDQGYDISDYYAIDPIFGTMEDMEELIAEGKKRGISIIMDLVVNHCSSHHEWFQKALADPDGPYADYFYFIESDKEPNNWESYFGGSVWEPVPGTNKYYLHSFHKDQPDLNWQNPVLREEIYKMINWWLDKGIAGFRIDAIINIKKDLEWRSLPSDRENGLVPVPESLVNAQPIEPFLQELKERTFAKYNAFTVGEVFNETDEELHFFIGKDGVFSSIFDFKQTMLGQEGKGWFDHALPTADELKESIFQAHERADCIGVLSTIIENHDEPRGVSHYIAEGPVNDTSKKALGTIQILRKGIPFIYQGQEIGMENQVFESVEDFDDIATINGYHVAKEAGLTEEEALAAIAKYSRDNARTPMQWSAEPGLGFSDGPAWLISPKPNVAINVKDQEKDPNSILNYYRQLTALYRHPLYGNTIRFGDMIPAYRDRENIIAFERRGDKRLLVVSNFQNRQASLELPAPIKTVVLNNTAGLFQEGDQVLELTPYQTVVLELVE
- a CDS encoding ABC transporter ATP-binding protein, with the translated sequence MVELNLKNIYKKYPNSEHYSVEDFNLDIKDKEFIVFVGPSGCGKSTTLRMIAGLEDITEGECSIDGTVVNNVAPKDRDIAMVFQNYALYPHMTVYDNMAFGLKLRKYSKEDIDKRVQEAAEILGLKEFLDRKPADLSGGQRQRVAMGRAIVRDAKVFLMDEPLSNLDAKLRVSMRAEIAKIHRRIGATTIYVTHDQTEAMTLADRIVIMSATKNPAGTGTIGRVEQIGTPQEVYKNPVNKFVAGFIGSPAMNFINVKLEGGHIVANGLNLKVPEGALKVLKEKGYDGKELIFGIRPEDVNTEAAFLETFPESVVKATISVSELLGSESHLYCQVGDNEFIAKVDARDYLGTGETIELGFDLNKAHFFDKETEKTVY